From one Comamonas piscis genomic stretch:
- a CDS encoding GSU2403 family nucleotidyltransferase fold protein has protein sequence MELPRITDLAAKQAIDAIRLFREFVRVQRELQAYEGSLFFKKVGGYEYLLHKLHGRVHYRGTRSAATEAEYAAFNEQKLRLKTRFDLLKPSVETHQRMNKAVHAGSVPTDIIEVLTQLERHGLNDNCLVLGGAALYAYCQSAGIQIEDLTMPGQSEALLPRQPGTLCVLVQTPQPGAADLLRQLQHSLRTVAQLEVSEALPSSCWVWSFRFDVAASTASSKKPAHAATRKLTADALNGAKMRNAMHRQSGGAVSQSIETEAWLALLQQAPVYEQVVIGRTGKMAVMRTLDPQLFVRLAHARQLHADVDREQSAQHSQLVERLLESSMVISKIDGVAQAALDHQLLAMAADMEVSRDPI, from the coding sequence TTGGAGCTACCCCGAATCACCGACCTGGCCGCCAAGCAAGCCATTGACGCGATACGCCTGTTTCGGGAATTCGTGCGGGTGCAGCGCGAGCTGCAGGCCTATGAAGGCAGCCTGTTCTTCAAGAAAGTGGGGGGCTACGAGTACCTGCTGCACAAGCTGCACGGCAGGGTTCACTACAGGGGGACGAGGTCGGCGGCCACCGAGGCGGAATATGCAGCGTTCAATGAACAGAAGCTACGCCTCAAGACCCGCTTTGATCTGTTGAAACCCAGTGTGGAGACACATCAGCGCATGAACAAGGCCGTCCATGCCGGATCGGTTCCCACAGACATCATCGAGGTACTGACGCAGCTGGAGCGCCATGGCCTCAACGACAACTGCCTTGTCTTGGGCGGTGCTGCCCTCTACGCCTATTGCCAGTCGGCTGGCATCCAGATCGAGGACCTGACGATGCCGGGGCAAAGCGAAGCACTGCTGCCGCGCCAGCCGGGCACTTTGTGTGTTCTTGTGCAAACACCTCAGCCTGGCGCTGCAGATCTGCTTAGGCAGCTGCAGCATTCCCTCCGGACTGTCGCGCAACTGGAGGTAAGCGAGGCACTGCCGTCATCTTGCTGGGTTTGGAGCTTCCGCTTCGATGTTGCGGCGTCCACCGCATCCAGCAAAAAACCAGCCCATGCTGCGACACGAAAACTCACAGCGGATGCGCTGAACGGAGCGAAGATGCGCAATGCCATGCACCGCCAAAGCGGCGGTGCCGTATCGCAGTCCATCGAAACAGAAGCATGGCTGGCGTTGCTGCAACAGGCCCCGGTCTATGAGCAAGTGGTGATTGGCAGAACCGGAAAAATGGCCGTTATGCGAACCCTTGATCCACAGCTGTTTGTGCGCCTGGCGCATGCGCGCCAACTACACGCTGATGTGGATCGTGAGCAATCCGCGCAGCACAGTCAGCTGGTGGAGCGATTGCTTGAATCGTCCATGGTCATCAGCAAGATTGATGGCGTTGCGCAAGCAGCACTGGACCACCAACTCTTAGCGATGGCTGCAGATATGGAAGTAAGCAGAGATCCGATCTAG
- a CDS encoding FadR/GntR family transcriptional regulator — protein MPISFTPIKAANSLADQVAQALEASIRQGQMQPGDRLPTELLLVAQFGVSRTVVREALSRLKSSGLVASRQGSGVFVQAPRAEPLDLEKGHAASQEAVIQIVEVRRALEAEVAELAAARRSTADLRRIRAGVKALAKAVADGKDGVAEDVALHRVIAQASGNPFLLSTLDYLSQVLAGATRITRANEARRQDFATAVTQEHARIVEAIEAGDPAAARAAATAHMNNAIDRIRQADPAFWRQDGERLAKVLLGGSR, from the coding sequence ATGCCGATCTCCTTCACGCCCATTAAGGCCGCCAACTCCCTAGCAGACCAAGTGGCCCAGGCGCTGGAGGCCAGCATTCGGCAAGGGCAAATGCAACCAGGCGACCGCTTGCCGACAGAGCTGCTGCTGGTGGCACAGTTTGGGGTGAGCCGCACAGTAGTGCGAGAGGCCCTATCCCGCCTCAAATCCAGCGGCCTGGTCGCCTCCCGCCAAGGCAGCGGCGTCTTTGTACAAGCTCCCCGGGCCGAACCGCTGGACCTGGAAAAAGGCCATGCTGCCTCGCAAGAGGCCGTCATCCAAATCGTAGAAGTGCGCCGCGCGCTAGAAGCCGAAGTGGCAGAACTAGCGGCCGCCCGCCGCAGCACCGCCGATCTGCGCCGCATCCGCGCGGGCGTCAAGGCATTGGCCAAAGCCGTGGCCGACGGTAAAGACGGCGTAGCCGAAGACGTCGCCCTGCACCGCGTCATCGCCCAGGCCTCCGGCAACCCCTTTCTGCTGAGTACCTTGGATTACCTGTCGCAGGTGCTGGCGGGTGCGACGCGCATCACCCGCGCCAATGAGGCGCGGCGGCAGGACTTTGCTACTGCGGTGACGCAAGAGCATGCGCGGATTGTGGAGGCGATTGAGGCTGGGGACCCGGCGGCTGCGCGTGCGGCAGCTACAGCGCATATGAATAACGCGATTGACCGGATCCGGCAGGCGGATCCGGCGTTTTGGCGGCAGGATGGGGAGCGGTTGGCGAAGGTGTTGTTGGGGGGGAGCCGGTGA
- a CDS encoding RipA family octameric membrane protein, with the protein MPDVPQAKLWNELSEGQIYPVNDKWHSHLLDQYKLYVEMADRISQRRTAANTYFLSVNSAILAFVGYLTSKTEPVDYMWLLALAGCMLTLFWYNIINSYKNLNTAASGARHRKALAYKSLRCGMGCSTAREKP; encoded by the coding sequence ATGCCTGATGTCCCACAGGCGAAGCTCTGGAATGAGCTATCGGAAGGCCAGATATATCCGGTCAATGACAAGTGGCATAGTCACCTATTAGATCAGTACAAATTGTATGTTGAGATGGCTGATCGTATTAGTCAGCGTCGTACTGCCGCGAATACATACTTCTTAAGCGTGAACTCTGCAATTCTCGCATTCGTCGGTTATCTGACCTCTAAGACGGAGCCAGTCGACTATATGTGGTTATTGGCTTTGGCAGGATGTATGTTGACTCTCTTCTGGTACAACATAATCAACTCATACAAAAATCTGAACACTGCGGCAAGTGGTGCAAGACATCGAAAAGCGCTTGCCTATAAGTCCTTACGATGCGGAATGGGATGCTCTACAGCGCGGGAAAAACCCTAG
- a CDS encoding sigma-70 family RNA polymerase sigma factor, which produces MPPAASVTDDNFDHALALEACARGDRHALQRIYEQESRYLLGVAMRIVRSRAAAEDVLHDAFVSIWSKAHSFDAARGAARGWIYSIVRHAALNRVRSSARESALDEPTAAAHEASAAMAAWQEEGDALTRQAQLGRLGQCLDGLEPQRRECLLHAYVDGCSHSEIAARVQAPLGTVKAWIQRGLRALRECMQ; this is translated from the coding sequence ATGCCGCCTGCCGCTTCTGTGACCGACGACAATTTTGACCATGCTTTGGCGCTAGAAGCTTGCGCGCGTGGCGACCGACATGCGCTGCAGCGTATCTATGAGCAAGAGTCGCGTTATCTGCTGGGGGTGGCGATGCGCATTGTGCGCAGCCGCGCTGCCGCAGAGGATGTGCTGCACGATGCCTTTGTGTCGATCTGGAGCAAGGCGCACAGTTTTGATGCCGCACGTGGTGCGGCTAGAGGCTGGATCTATAGCATTGTTAGGCACGCAGCATTGAACCGGGTGCGCAGCAGCGCCCGCGAAAGCGCGCTGGATGAGCCCACGGCCGCAGCGCATGAAGCCAGTGCCGCGATGGCCGCCTGGCAGGAAGAAGGCGACGCCTTGACCCGCCAGGCCCAGCTGGGCCGCCTGGGCCAGTGCCTGGATGGCCTGGAGCCACAGCGCCGCGAATGCCTGCTGCATGCCTATGTAGATGGTTGCAGCCACAGTGAGATTGCAGCGCGGGTGCAGGCCCCGCTGGGAACCGTCAAAGCCTGGATACAGCGGGGCCTACGCGCCCTGCGGGAATGCATGCAATGA
- a CDS encoding anti-sigma factor, translating to MSADTPNTLPPDGDTPDDLQTLAGQYVLGTQDAAQRRAIEDRLAHDPELRVAVDAWEQRLQPLTRLAPPQEPSMGLWPRITASLWPAAEPQRAAAVAQRRWWDWDSLALWRGLAGSGFAAAAVLAGVLVLGDAAAPAPARYFVVLAAPQSQAPGWLVQAQAADRLRLVPLGTDAVPAEKSLQFWTKADSWSAPVSLGLVKPGEAIEVPVDKLPPLQPNQLFELTLEPAGGSPIGKPTGPIQFIGRAVQI from the coding sequence ATGAGCGCCGATACCCCAAACACTTTGCCGCCTGATGGCGACACCCCTGACGACCTGCAGACCCTTGCTGGCCAGTACGTGCTGGGTACGCAGGACGCCGCACAGCGCCGCGCGATCGAAGACCGCCTGGCGCACGACCCAGAATTGCGCGTTGCCGTGGATGCCTGGGAGCAGCGCCTGCAGCCCTTAACCCGGTTGGCGCCGCCGCAAGAGCCCAGCATGGGCCTGTGGCCGCGCATTACTGCCAGCCTGTGGCCGGCAGCCGAACCGCAGCGCGCCGCCGCCGTAGCGCAGCGCCGCTGGTGGGATTGGGACAGCCTGGCGCTATGGCGCGGCCTGGCGGGCAGCGGTTTTGCAGCCGCCGCCGTGCTGGCCGGTGTGCTGGTGCTGGGCGATGCCGCAGCGCCCGCGCCCGCACGCTACTTTGTCGTGCTGGCCGCGCCGCAAAGCCAGGCCCCGGGCTGGCTGGTGCAGGCGCAGGCTGCAGACCGTTTGCGCTTGGTGCCCCTGGGCACGGATGCCGTGCCGGCTGAGAAATCCCTGCAGTTCTGGACCAAGGCCGACAGCTGGAGCGCCCCGGTATCGCTGGGCCTTGTCAAACCAGGTGAAGCGATTGAGGTGCCCGTTGACAAGCTGCCACCGCTGCAGCCCAACCAGCTGTTTGAGCTGACCTTGGAGCCAGCGGGCGGATCGCCGATTGGCAAGCCGACGGGGCCGATCCAGTTCATCGGCCGCGCGGTGCAAATCTAG
- a CDS encoding ABC transporter substrate-binding protein: MKKRSFLHASLALLAAASTCNALAQPLTPLKFQLDWRFEGPAALFVHPEQKGYFKQAGLDVTVEAASGAGAIQRVASGTHDLGFADLAALMEFHANNPDAPIKPVAIMVIYNTTPASVMALKKSGITKASDLTGKKMGAPIFDAGRRTFPIFAQANGVGAVQWSTMDPPLRETMLVRGDLDAVTGYTFTSLLNLEARGVKAEDVVVLPYATHGVQLYGNVIIASPKLIAEKPEAVRAFLKAFAKGAKEAIADPQAAIASLKAKDGLVNVPLEVKRLKLTIDTAIDGKGAREEGFGQLRTERLGQMAEQVAKAYETKNPVPAQAVWNGSFLPSAAELDILPKR, from the coding sequence GTGAAAAAACGCAGCTTCCTCCACGCATCCCTGGCCCTGCTGGCCGCCGCCAGCACCTGCAACGCCCTGGCCCAGCCGCTGACGCCGCTCAAGTTCCAGCTCGACTGGCGCTTTGAAGGCCCGGCCGCGCTGTTTGTACACCCCGAGCAAAAAGGCTACTTCAAGCAAGCCGGCCTGGATGTGACGGTGGAAGCAGCCAGCGGCGCCGGCGCCATCCAGCGCGTGGCCTCGGGCACGCATGACCTGGGCTTTGCCGACCTGGCTGCGCTGATGGAGTTCCATGCCAACAACCCCGATGCGCCGATCAAGCCGGTGGCCATCATGGTGATCTACAACACCACGCCGGCATCGGTGATGGCGCTGAAGAAATCGGGCATCACCAAGGCCAGCGACCTGACTGGCAAAAAGATGGGCGCGCCGATTTTTGACGCGGGCCGCCGCACCTTCCCAATCTTCGCGCAGGCCAATGGCGTAGGCGCCGTGCAGTGGAGCACGATGGACCCACCACTGCGCGAAACCATGCTGGTGCGCGGCGATCTGGATGCCGTCACCGGCTACACCTTCACCAGCCTGCTCAACCTGGAGGCGCGTGGCGTCAAGGCCGAGGACGTGGTGGTGCTGCCCTACGCCACCCATGGCGTGCAGCTCTACGGCAACGTCATCATCGCCAGCCCCAAGCTGATTGCAGAAAAGCCCGAAGCGGTGCGCGCCTTCCTCAAGGCGTTTGCCAAGGGCGCCAAGGAGGCGATTGCCGATCCGCAGGCCGCCATTGCCTCGCTCAAGGCCAAGGATGGTCTGGTCAATGTGCCGCTGGAGGTAAAGCGCCTCAAGCTCACCATCGACACCGCCATCGACGGCAAGGGCGCGCGTGAAGAAGGCTTTGGCCAGCTGCGCACCGAGCGCCTGGGCCAGATGGCCGAGCAGGTCGCCAAGGCCTATGAAACCAAGAACCCCGTGCCCGCCCAAGCAGTCTGGAACGGCAGCTTTCTGCCCAGCGCTGCCGAGCTGGACATCCTCCCCAAGCGCTGA
- a CDS encoding flavin reductase family protein yields MTEIDFAQLGTYERYKLMASLIVPRPIALVTTLGADGTINAAPFSMFNMMGEDPPVVMLSVNKLQDAAQKDTVTNILRDKEFVVHIADEAMAAAMHRCGDRLAPHESELDHTGLTATPSQSVRPPRIVQAPVAFECVLHETLETASRYVFIGRVQWLAVRDGLVDTEKWRVRLQEFFPVGRFGASFYINCRERFAIEAGEGLAAAQSGVGSTAIDEM; encoded by the coding sequence ATGACCGAGATCGACTTTGCCCAGCTGGGCACCTATGAACGCTACAAGCTGATGGCCAGCCTGATCGTGCCGCGCCCCATCGCCTTGGTGACGACCCTGGGCGCAGACGGCACCATCAATGCCGCGCCTTTCAGCATGTTCAACATGATGGGCGAGGACCCACCCGTGGTGATGCTGAGCGTGAACAAGCTGCAAGATGCGGCGCAGAAAGACACAGTCACCAACATCCTGCGCGACAAGGAGTTTGTGGTGCACATCGCCGACGAAGCCATGGCCGCTGCCATGCACCGCTGCGGCGACCGCCTGGCCCCGCACGAGAGCGAGCTGGACCACACGGGCTTGACCGCAACGCCCTCCCAAAGCGTGCGCCCCCCACGCATCGTCCAAGCCCCCGTCGCCTTCGAATGCGTGCTGCACGAAACCCTGGAAACCGCCAGCCGCTACGTCTTTATCGGCCGGGTGCAATGGCTGGCCGTCCGCGACGGCCTGGTCGATACCGAAAAATGGCGGGTGCGCCTGCAGGAGTTCTTCCCCGTCGGGCGCTTTGGCGCGAGCTTCTATATCAACTGCCGGGAGCGCTTTGCGATCGAGGCGGGGGAAGGCTTGGCAGCGGCGCAGAGTGGGGTGGGTAGTACGGCGATTGATGAGATGTGA
- a CDS encoding ABC transporter ATP-binding protein translates to MTASLQDPAFVEFRDVWLAYNDELQAKNQFAVEAIDLQVRRGEFIAIVGPSGCGKSTFMKLATGLRMPSIGKIRIDGQPVTGPLKISGMAFQSPSLLPWRTTVDNVLLPLEIVEPHRSQFKARRKEYEDRARRLLQKVGLGGYEDKFPWELSGGMQQRASICRALIHEPKMLLLDEPFGALDAFTREELWCILRDLHAEQQFNVILVTHDLRESVFLADSIYVMSKSPGRFVVRRDIDIPRPRDLELTYTKEFSDIVHELRGHIGAMRKTGTVINQ, encoded by the coding sequence ATGACGGCCTCCCTCCAAGACCCTGCCTTTGTTGAGTTTCGTGATGTCTGGCTAGCTTACAACGATGAGTTGCAGGCCAAGAACCAGTTCGCTGTCGAAGCCATTGACCTGCAAGTGCGCCGTGGCGAGTTCATCGCCATCGTCGGCCCCTCGGGCTGCGGCAAATCCACCTTCATGAAGCTGGCCACCGGCCTGCGCATGCCCAGCATTGGCAAGATCCGCATCGATGGCCAGCCCGTCACCGGCCCGCTCAAGATATCGGGCATGGCCTTCCAATCGCCATCGCTCTTGCCCTGGCGCACCACGGTCGACAATGTGCTGCTGCCGCTGGAGATTGTGGAGCCGCACCGCAGCCAGTTCAAGGCCCGGCGCAAAGAATACGAAGACCGCGCCCGCCGCCTGCTGCAAAAGGTGGGCCTGGGCGGGTATGAAGATAAATTCCCCTGGGAGCTGTCCGGCGGTATGCAGCAGCGCGCCAGCATCTGCCGCGCTCTGATCCATGAGCCCAAGATGCTGCTGCTCGACGAGCCCTTTGGCGCCCTCGATGCCTTCACCCGCGAGGAGCTGTGGTGCATCCTGCGCGATCTGCATGCCGAGCAGCAGTTCAACGTCATCCTCGTCACGCATGACCTGCGCGAATCCGTCTTCCTGGCCGACTCCATCTATGTGATGAGCAAGAGCCCCGGCCGCTTTGTGGTGCGCCGCGATATCGACATTCCCCGCCCGCGCGATCTGGAGCTGACCTACACCAAGGAGTTCAGCGACATCGTGCATGAGCTGCGCGGCCACATCGGTGCCATGCGCAAGACCGGCACCGTGATCAACCAGTAA
- a CDS encoding ABC transporter permease — MYKLNNPKLERWSPWLLLAAVVILWQIICSAFQVSEFIFPSPLLIWQQFLEFHTTIAAHAWRTFWVTMVGFGIAIVVGVLLGFVIGSSRLAYAAVYPLMTAFNALPKAAFVPILVVWFGIGIGPAILTAFLISFFPIMVNIATGLATLEPELEDVLRVLGAKRWDVLMKVGLPRSLPYFYASLKVAITLAFVGTTVSEMTAANEGIGYLLISAGSSMQMGLAFAGLLVVGAMAMVMYELFSLVEKRTTAWAHRGGDNR, encoded by the coding sequence ATGTACAAGCTCAACAACCCCAAGCTCGAACGCTGGTCGCCCTGGCTGCTGCTGGCCGCCGTGGTCATCCTCTGGCAAATCATCTGCTCGGCCTTCCAGGTGTCGGAATTTATCTTCCCAAGCCCCTTGCTGATCTGGCAGCAGTTTCTGGAGTTCCACACCACCATCGCCGCCCATGCCTGGCGCACCTTCTGGGTCACCATGGTGGGCTTTGGCATTGCCATCGTCGTTGGCGTGCTGCTGGGCTTTGTCATCGGCAGCTCGCGCCTGGCCTATGCCGCCGTCTACCCGCTGATGACCGCCTTCAACGCGCTGCCCAAGGCCGCGTTTGTGCCCATCCTCGTGGTCTGGTTTGGCATCGGCATTGGCCCGGCCATCCTTACCGCGTTCCTGATCAGCTTCTTCCCCATCATGGTCAACATCGCCACCGGCTTGGCCACCTTGGAGCCGGAGCTGGAAGATGTCTTGCGCGTGCTCGGCGCCAAACGCTGGGATGTATTGATGAAGGTCGGCCTGCCCCGCTCGCTGCCCTACTTCTACGCCTCGCTCAAAGTAGCCATTACCTTGGCCTTTGTCGGCACCACCGTGTCCGAGATGACCGCCGCCAACGAAGGCATTGGCTACCTGCTGATCTCCGCCGGCTCCTCTATGCAAATGGGCCTGGCCTTTGCGGGCCTGCTGGTGGTGGGCGCGATGGCGATGGTGATGTACGAGCTGTTCAGCTTGGTAGAAAAGCGGACAACCGCCTGGGCGCACCGAGGTGGCGACAACCGCTGA
- a CDS encoding GSU2403 family nucleotidyltransferase fold protein — translation MPTIVIRILNALESKGLGAYYRVIGTHALYAYEVAAGVVFDAQSTATRDVDLLWDVQQRIKLVANLDAAGLTMLELLQRVDQTFERMEEQKESAMNAEGFAVDFLRRRGADDEGADSLSGKDGDVLPVPAENSQAFLNSAPYEQVVVGLDGSMARMRTVDPGIFMNFKRWLAQLDTREPLKRHRDQRQADAVEQLLQRGLLTSSVTW, via the coding sequence GTGCCCACCATCGTCATCCGGATTCTCAACGCGCTGGAGAGCAAAGGGCTGGGTGCCTACTACCGTGTGATCGGCACGCACGCACTCTATGCCTATGAGGTGGCAGCAGGCGTGGTGTTTGATGCGCAGAGCACTGCGACCCGGGATGTGGATCTGCTCTGGGATGTGCAGCAGCGCATCAAGCTGGTCGCCAACCTGGATGCCGCAGGGCTGACGATGCTGGAACTGCTGCAGCGCGTTGACCAGACCTTCGAGCGGATGGAAGAGCAGAAGGAATCCGCAATGAACGCCGAGGGCTTTGCCGTCGACTTTTTGCGGCGCAGGGGGGCGGACGATGAAGGGGCCGATTCACTGTCTGGCAAGGACGGCGATGTACTGCCGGTTCCCGCAGAAAACTCACAGGCATTCTTGAACTCTGCCCCCTATGAGCAAGTCGTTGTGGGCTTGGACGGATCCATGGCACGGATGCGTACGGTGGATCCAGGCATTTTCATGAACTTCAAGCGATGGCTGGCCCAGCTGGATACGCGCGAGCCGCTCAAACGCCACCGAGACCAACGCCAGGCGGATGCCGTAGAACAGCTGCTCCAGAGGGGGCTACTGACGTCCAGCGTCACCTGGTGA
- a CDS encoding DUF3455 domain-containing protein, with protein MLTSRTAPRIAAIATAVASIGLLTACGSMQKKEMAFSQASLPATIQVPAGHKVAWETVGSGDITYECRDKANAAGQTEWVFVGPDAVLKDRAGKSVGRYYGPPATWEANDGSKLTATQLAVAPAGAGNLPYQLVKANPAMGSGALVGVSHIQRVALKGGVAPADKPCTPAQKGQKTVVQYQADYIFWKPM; from the coding sequence ATGTTGACCTCTCGCACAGCACCCCGTATCGCCGCCATCGCCACCGCAGTTGCCTCTATCGGCCTGCTCACCGCTTGCGGCTCGATGCAGAAAAAGGAAATGGCTTTCTCGCAGGCTTCGCTGCCAGCAACCATCCAGGTGCCAGCCGGCCACAAGGTGGCTTGGGAGACGGTAGGTAGCGGTGACATCACCTACGAATGCCGCGACAAGGCCAATGCAGCCGGCCAGACCGAATGGGTGTTTGTGGGCCCGGACGCGGTGCTGAAGGATCGCGCAGGCAAGTCGGTTGGCCGCTACTACGGCCCACCAGCTACCTGGGAAGCAAATGACGGTTCCAAGCTGACGGCAACGCAGCTGGCCGTGGCGCCAGCAGGTGCCGGCAACCTGCCGTACCAATTGGTGAAGGCTAACCCAGCAATGGGCAGCGGTGCCTTGGTGGGTGTGAGCCACATCCAGCGCGTGGCATTGAAGGGCGGTGTGGCACCGGCGGACAAGCCTTGCACGCCTGCACAAAAGGGCCAAAAGACGGTGGTGCAGTACCAAGCTGACTACATCTTCTGGAAGCCAATGTAA
- a CDS encoding fasciclin domain-containing protein encodes MASIQSTRKLVSYGMAFMVASTSMAAIAKDVMVGGAPMLPTKDIIDNAVNSKDHTTLVAAVKAAGLVETLKGPGPFTVFAPTNEAFAALPAGTVDSLLKPENKAMLTTVLTYHVVPGKWDAAAISKMIKDGKGMASIKTVSGGTLVAKSQGSKIMLTDEKGGMATVTIPDVYQSNGVIHVIDKVLLPK; translated from the coding sequence ATGGCCTCGATTCAAAGTACCCGCAAACTGGTCTCTTATGGCATGGCATTCATGGTGGCAAGCACATCCATGGCAGCGATCGCCAAAGACGTGATGGTGGGCGGCGCGCCCATGCTGCCCACCAAGGACATCATCGACAACGCCGTCAACTCCAAGGACCACACCACCTTGGTAGCAGCAGTCAAGGCAGCTGGCCTGGTAGAGACCCTGAAGGGCCCAGGCCCCTTCACCGTGTTTGCCCCCACCAACGAGGCATTTGCGGCCCTGCCCGCCGGCACCGTAGACAGCCTGCTCAAGCCCGAGAACAAGGCCATGCTGACCACCGTGCTGACCTACCACGTCGTCCCCGGCAAGTGGGATGCAGCAGCCATCAGCAAGATGATCAAAGACGGCAAGGGCATGGCCAGCATCAAGACCGTCAGCGGCGGCACCTTGGTGGCCAAGAGCCAGGGCTCCAAGATCATGCTGACGGACGAAAAAGGTGGCATGGCCACCGTCACCATCCCTGATGTCTACCAATCGAATGGCGTGATCCACGTGATCGACAAGGTGCTGCTGCCTAAATAA
- a CDS encoding ABC transporter substrate-binding protein — MHKRSFLKTTVAALALAWGAAHAADTPIKFQLDWRFEGPAAFFLQPVAQGLFKAQGLDVTVDSGNGSGGAVQRVASGAYDMGFADLASVMEFHANNPDAPNKPVAVMVVYNNTPASVMALKKSGIKTPTDLKGKKLGAPVFDAGRKAFPIFEKANGVSNVTWTAMDPPLRETMLVRGDVDAITGFTFTSLLNLEARGAKASDVVVMQYADFGVKLYGNVIIASPKVIQERPEAIKKFLTAFAQGAKGVMANPAQAIQSVKARDGIVNVALETRRLQLAIDTVINSADARKEGFGQLDSSRLSLMAAQVSDAYGTKTRVKAEDVWNGSFLPPAAVLDVLPKK, encoded by the coding sequence ATGCACAAGCGCAGTTTTCTGAAGACCACCGTCGCCGCTCTGGCACTTGCTTGGGGTGCGGCCCATGCGGCAGATACGCCCATCAAGTTCCAGCTCGACTGGCGCTTTGAAGGGCCAGCGGCCTTCTTTCTGCAGCCGGTCGCGCAAGGGCTGTTCAAGGCACAGGGGCTGGATGTGACGGTGGATTCGGGCAATGGCTCCGGGGGCGCCGTGCAGCGCGTGGCATCGGGTGCTTACGACATGGGCTTTGCCGACCTGGCATCCGTCATGGAGTTCCATGCCAACAACCCAGATGCGCCCAACAAGCCGGTCGCGGTCATGGTGGTCTACAACAACACGCCGGCGTCAGTGATGGCGCTCAAAAAGTCGGGCATCAAAACCCCCACGGATCTGAAAGGCAAAAAGCTGGGCGCCCCGGTGTTTGATGCCGGTCGCAAGGCCTTCCCTATTTTTGAAAAGGCCAATGGCGTCAGCAACGTGACCTGGACCGCCATGGACCCTCCCCTGCGCGAAACCATGCTGGTGCGCGGTGATGTCGATGCCATCACCGGCTTTACCTTTACCAGCCTGCTGAACCTGGAGGCGCGCGGCGCCAAAGCCAGCGATGTGGTAGTCATGCAGTACGCCGACTTTGGCGTCAAGCTCTACGGCAATGTGATCATCGCCAGCCCCAAGGTGATCCAGGAGCGGCCCGAGGCGATCAAGAAGTTTCTGACCGCTTTTGCGCAAGGCGCCAAGGGCGTGATGGCCAACCCGGCCCAGGCGATCCAGTCCGTCAAGGCGCGTGACGGCATCGTCAATGTGGCGCTGGAGACGCGCCGCCTGCAGCTCGCCATCGACACCGTCATCAACAGCGCCGATGCCCGCAAGGAAGGCTTTGGCCAGCTCGACAGCAGCCGCCTGAGCCTGATGGCCGCGCAAGTCTCCGACGCCTATGGCACCAAAACCCGCGTCAAGGCCGAAGACGTCTGGAACGGCAGTTTTCTGCCGCCCGCCGCTGTGCTGGATGTGCTCCCCAAAAAGTAA
- a CDS encoding RipA family octameric membrane protein → MVQDIEKRLPISPYDAEWDALQRGKNPRLYRPISHIESWVPGVFCLLHLIVLVRTFPWSSFAEWFTSVATCVIK, encoded by the coding sequence GTGGTGCAAGACATCGAAAAGCGCTTGCCTATAAGTCCTTACGATGCGGAATGGGATGCTCTACAGCGCGGGAAAAACCCTAGGCTGTATCGGCCTATTTCTCATATCGAAAGCTGGGTGCCGGGAGTTTTTTGCTTATTGCACCTAATCGTATTAGTAAGAACTTTTCCTTGGAGTAGTTTTGCTGAGTGGTTTACCTCTGTCGCTACCTGTGTAATAAAGTGA
- a CDS encoding TIR domain-containing protein translates to MARKKLFVSFDFDNDADLKMLLVGQSKHSDTPFDIWDSSVKEHMDGDWITKVRRKISNVDVVCILCGQSTHAAAGVAEELKIAKELKKPYFLLKGYKDKACTKPTTASASDKMYDWTWENLKALIHGGR, encoded by the coding sequence ATGGCACGCAAAAAGCTGTTCGTGAGCTTTGACTTCGATAACGATGCTGACCTCAAGATGCTCTTGGTAGGGCAGTCGAAACATTCAGATACGCCATTCGATATTTGGGACTCGTCGGTTAAGGAGCATATGGATGGTGACTGGATCACTAAGGTCCGCCGGAAGATCAGCAATGTGGATGTGGTATGCATACTGTGCGGTCAAAGTACTCACGCTGCTGCTGGGGTGGCTGAAGAGTTGAAAATTGCAAAGGAATTGAAGAAGCCGTATTTCTTGCTTAAGGGCTATAAAGACAAGGCTTGTACTAAGCCAACGACGGCATCAGCGAGCGACAAAATGTACGACTGGACGTGGGAGAACTTGAAGGCTCTCATTCATGGTGGTCGTTAA